The Elgaria multicarinata webbii isolate HBS135686 ecotype San Diego chromosome 4, rElgMul1.1.pri, whole genome shotgun sequence genome contains a region encoding:
- the TLR5 gene encoding toll-like receptor 5, whose protein sequence is MLRHHLIFLIGMMHAPREMMAVPQFSAEGRIAYYHFCNLTWVPLVPETVVLLSLDFNYIQEVNATSFPYRERLKILSLGTQFASPVTLRRGAFWNVPNLIQLDLADNKMLVLDQGAFVGLVNLQNLLLYANGLDESILEGAYLRDLVSLQYLDLRFNLITRLRPHPLFYNMKFLDVLSLKLNPIKTICEGDLDSFRGKRFTLLDLNSNHLYTEHPVDWATCGNPLKNILIDVLDVGNNGWDVATTQQFCAAIQGTPLLSLKVSSGSIGLSFGFNNLQDPDNYTFAGLARSGLLELNISHSFIFSLNPYVFQYLADLKFLDLNSNNINQIQKEAFFGLQSLERLYLSDNLLGELLAYSFKGLHNLIYLDLQHNHIGVIQEGTFEHLPRLQEVYLRDNALKVIRSLPNLNYAFLGDNRLSSTGTNRITAINATNLDLEGNRLGNLGDLYELLRIPDVQFIFLRNNHFSYCYKYNDVANNSQLRYLDLGDNMLSLVWQRGLCLDVFKALSKLETLHLDNNYLSLLPEGIFSGLVSLNRLNLASNQLNYISHSAFPPSLRNLSLSFNQLFHPDPQLFTTLDYLNISYNHFYCNCHLNNLIVWLNQTNVTLAGSPDEMFCFGPPELAGVFLHKLNFDGCDEGENLESLQLSLFIFTCVVVTMFLVLAIGFTRFRGTCFVWYKTVTRAFMNELQEELDKKTYRYDAYLCYSSKDFEWVQNCLIKHLDSKYCDKNRFALCFEDRDFLPGEDHISNIRDAIWNCRKTICVVTKQFLKDGWCVEAFNFAQSRYFSDLKDVLIMVVAGSLSQYQLMKYQPIRAFLQRGRYLRWPEDHQDVEWFLNVLSHQILKEKEVKKKPETLELKTVRVT, encoded by the coding sequence ATGCTTCGCCATCACCTCATATTTCTCATTGGAATGATGCATGCCCCCAGAGAAATGATGGCAGTTCCTCAGTTTTCAGCGGAAGGCAGGATTGCGTACTATCATTTTTGCAACCTCACATGGGTTCCACTTGTGCCTGAAACTGTTGTCTTGCTCTCTCTCGATTTCAATTACATCCAGGAAGTGAATGCCACCTCCTTCCCATATCGGGAGCGACTGAAGATTTTGTCACTTGGAACACAGTTTGCTTCTCCTGTAACCCTAAGAAGAGGAGCTTTTTGGAATGTGCCAAATCTTATTCAACTGGATTTAGCTGACAATAAAATGCTTGTGTTGGACCAAGGGGCTTTTGTGGGCCTGGTGAACTTACAGAACCTTCTGCTGTATGCCAACGGCCTTGATGAATCGATTCTGGAAGGCGCTTACCTTCGAGATTTGGTCTCTCTGCAGTATCTGGATCTTCGCTTCAATCTGATCACTCGGCTTCGTCCCCACCCACTATTTTACAACATGAAATTCTTGGACGTTTTGAGCTTGAAATTAAACCCCATCAAGACCATCTGTGAAGGAGATCTGGATAGCTTTCGGGGGAAAAGGTTCACGCTGTTAGATCTCAATTCGAATCACTTGTATACAGAGCATCCTGTGGACTGGGCAACCTGTGGGAACCCTTTGAAAAATATTCTCATAGACGTGCTGGATGTTGGTAATAATGGGTGGGACGTGGCTACAACCCAGCAATTCTGTGCGGCTATCCAAGGAACACCACTTCTGTCTTTGAAGGTCTCTTCTGGCTCAATCGGCTTATCATTTGGATTTAATAACCTCCAGGATCCAGACAATTATACATTTGCAGGGCTTGCCAGGAGTGGCCTTCTCGAACTCAATATTTCACACAGCTTTATTTTTTCTCTTAACCCATATGTATTTCAGTATCTTGCTGACTTGAAATTTCTTGATCTTAACTCAAATAATATCAATCAAATTCAAAAGGAAGCATTTTTCGGTCTTCAGAGCCTGGAACGCTTGTATCTGTCAGACAATCTGCTGGGCGAACTCCTTGCAtattctttcaaaggccttcatAATCTGATTTATCTAGACTTGCAACATAATCACATTGGGGTGATTCAAGAGGGCACATTCGAACACTTACCAAGGCTTCAGGAAGTGTATCTCAGGGATAATGCCCTAAAAGTAATCCGGTCACTTCCGAATCTCAATTATGCTTTTTTAGGTGACAACCGGCTAAGCTCCACAGGCACTAACCGAATCACGGCTATAAATGCCACAAACCTTGACTTGGAAGGAAACAGGCTAGGTAACCTGGGTGATCTCTATGAACTGCTCCGAATTCCAGATGTGCAGTTTATCTTTTTGAGAAACAATCATTTCTCTTATTGCTACAAATACAACGACGTAGCAAACAACAGTCAGTTACGCTACTTGGATCTTGGCGACAATATGTTAAGCCTTGTGTGGCAGAGAGGTTTATGCTTAGATGTGTTCAAGGCACTTTCCAAGCTTGAAACACTCCATCTTGATAATAACTACCTTAGTTTGCTTCCAGAGGGTATCTTTAGTGGCCTAGTATCATTGAATAGGCTTAACTTGGCTTCTAACCAATTGAATTACATTTCTCACAGTGCCTTCCCTCCGAGCCTGAGGAACCTTTCATTATCATTCAACCAGCTGTTTCATCCAGATCCCCAGCTCTTTACAACTCTAGACTATCTGAATATCAGCTATAATCATTTTTACTGCAATTGCCACTTAAACAACCTGATTGTGTGGCTAAACCAAACCAACGTCACCTTAGCTGGATCACCAgatgaaatgttttgttttggacCTCCTGAACTGGCTGGCGTTTTTCTTCATAAATTAAATTTTGATGGTTGCGATGAAGGCGAGAACTTGGAGTCTCTACAGTTGTCACTCTTCATTTTCACCTGCGTTGTTGTTACGATGTTCTTAGTGCTGGCGATTGGCTTTACTCGCTTTAGGGGGACTTGTTTCGTCTGGTATAAGACCGTAACAAGAGCATTTATGAACGAGCTCCAAGAGGAGCTGGATAAAAAGACATATAGATATGATGCCTACCTCTGCTATAGCAGCAAGGACTTTGAGTGGGTCCAAAATTGCTTGATCAAGCACCTGGACTCCAAATATTGTGACAAGAACAGGTTTGCTCTCTGCTTTGAAGACAGAGATTTCCTGCCAGGAGAGGACCACATCAGCAACATCCGTGATGCCATTTGGAACTGTCGGAAAACTATTTGCGTCGTGACGAAGCAGTTTCTGAAGGACGGCTGGTGTGTGGAGGCGTTTAATTTTGCTCAGAGTAGGTACTTTTCTGACCTGAAAGATGTCCTCATTATGGTGGTCGCTGGGTCGCTTTCTCAGTACCAGCTGATGAAATATCAGCCGATCAGGGCCTTTTTGCAAAGAGGGCGGTACCTGAGGTGGCCTGAAGACCACCAAGATGTGGAGTGGTTTCTAAACGTACTTTCTCACCAAATACTGAAGGAGAAAGAAGTTAAGAAGAAACCCGAGACATTGGAATTGAAAACTGTAAGGGTGACTTAG